In Oryza brachyantha chromosome 1, ObraRS2, whole genome shotgun sequence, the following are encoded in one genomic region:
- the LOC102709617 gene encoding Werner Syndrome-like exonuclease: MATDTYVTEVAFGSDVITTTVTSSGAAVDGWLRDVRSAYGPGLVVGLDVEWRPSFRADQNPVALLQLCVDRSCLIFQFLHADFVPASLGRFLANPGDCFVGVGVDKDAERLSDDHGLAVSNTVDLRPLAAERMGRPDLRQAGLQAVVRAVLGADVVKPQRVTMSRWDAYCLSNEQIRYACIDAFVSFQVGWSLLRT, encoded by the coding sequence ATGGCCACCGACACGTACGTCACCGAGGTGGCCTTCGGCAGCGACGTGATCACCACCACCGTGAcgtcctccggcgccgccgtggacgGGTGGCTCCGGGATGTCCGCTCCGCGTACGGGCCCGGGCTCGTGGTGGGGCTCGACGTCGAGTGGCGCCCCAGCTTCCGCGCCGACCAGAACCCCGTCGCGCTGCTCCAGCTCTGCGTCGACCGCAGCTGCCTCATCTTCCAGTTCCTCCACGCCGACTTCGTCCCTGCCTCCCTCGGCCGCTTCCTCGCCAACCCCGGGGACTGcttcgtcggcgtcggcgtggaCAAGGACGCCGAGCGGCTGAGCGACGACCACGGCCTCGCGGTGTCGAACACGGTCGACCTGCGCCCCCTCGCGGCGGAGCGGATGGGTCGCCCGGACCTCCGCCAGGCCGGCCTTCAGGCCGTGGTGCGCGCCGTCTTGGGCGCCGACGTCGTCAAGCCGCAGAGGGTGACCATGAGCCGCTGGGACGCCTACTGCCTCTCCAACGAGCAGATCCGGTACGCCTGCATCGACGCCTTCGTCTCCTTCCAGGTTGGCTGGAGTCTGCTTCGCACCTGA